One part of the Marinobacterium rhizophilum genome encodes these proteins:
- a CDS encoding glycerate kinase, whose amino-acid sequence MKILIAPDSFKESLSAQGVAQAIGRGFSSVFADAELVLLPVADGGEGTTEALVAATGGTLFSAEVTGPMGETVSACWGTLGDGKTAVIESAAASGLDLVPASQRNPWHATTRGTGELIIAALDAGARHIIVGLGGSATNDAGAGMLQALGVRLLDAEGNDIGAGGGALQGLHSIDASQMDPRLAETRFEIACDVDNPLTGEYGASAVFGPQKGADAQMVKRLDACLGRFAEVVLACHGKDIDATPGAGAAGGLGGAFLAFTRARLKSGIDIVLDAVEIDRQLEGADLVITGEGRIDSQTVRGKTPVGVSKRAQKAGVPVIALAGSVSEDSDLVHAHGIDALFSIVPGVVTLPQALEDAADNLYRTARNIAATWQLAQRFEAKRR is encoded by the coding sequence ATGAAGATTCTGATCGCACCTGACTCATTCAAGGAAAGCCTGTCCGCGCAAGGCGTGGCCCAGGCCATAGGCCGCGGCTTTTCCTCGGTGTTCGCCGATGCCGAACTGGTACTGCTGCCGGTGGCCGATGGCGGCGAAGGCACCACCGAGGCACTGGTGGCCGCGACGGGCGGCACCCTGTTCAGTGCCGAGGTGACCGGCCCCATGGGCGAGACGGTCTCCGCCTGCTGGGGCACCCTGGGGGACGGCAAGACCGCGGTGATTGAATCTGCCGCCGCCTCCGGGCTGGACCTGGTGCCCGCAAGCCAGCGCAATCCCTGGCATGCCACCACCCGGGGCACCGGCGAGCTGATCATAGCGGCGCTGGATGCCGGCGCGCGCCATATCATCGTCGGCCTGGGCGGCAGTGCCACCAACGATGCCGGTGCCGGCATGCTGCAGGCGCTCGGTGTGCGGCTGCTGGACGCAGAGGGCAACGACATTGGTGCCGGCGGTGGCGCGCTGCAAGGCCTGCACAGCATCGATGCCAGCCAGATGGACCCGCGCCTGGCCGAGACCCGGTTCGAGATCGCCTGCGATGTGGACAACCCGCTGACCGGCGAATACGGTGCCTCGGCGGTATTCGGCCCGCAAAAGGGCGCCGATGCCCAGATGGTCAAACGGCTGGATGCCTGCCTGGGCCGCTTCGCCGAAGTCGTGCTGGCCTGCCACGGCAAGGATATAGACGCGACCCCGGGGGCCGGTGCCGCCGGTGGCCTGGGCGGCGCCTTTCTGGCCTTTACCCGGGCACGGCTTAAAAGCGGCATCGATATCGTGCTGGATGCGGTGGAGATCGACCGCCAGCTGGAGGGTGCAGACCTGGTGATCACCGGGGAAGGGCGTATCGACAGCCAGACCGTGCGCGGCAAGACCCCGGTGGGGGTCAGCAAGCGCGCCCAGAAGGCCGGCGTACCGGTCATCGCCCTGGCGGGCTCGGTCAGCGAGGATTCGGACCTGGTGCACGCCCACGGCATCGATGCGCTGTTCAGCATAGTTCCAGGGGTGGTGACACTGCCCCAGGCGCTGGAGGATGCCGCCGACAACCTGTACCGCACCGCCCGCAACATCGCCGCCACCTGGCAGCTGGCACAGAGGTTCGAGGCCAAGCGGCGGTAA